The DNA window AAAGTACTCCACCGGGGAGATAGTATTCATAATAGATGCGGACATACAGGTAGACAGGAACGCATTCAGGATAGCCGCGAGCCATTTCTCCGACAAATCAGTAGTAGCGGTATCCGGCTACGTATATGCAAAAGAGACGAACGGATTGTGGAACAAGTTCATAATATCCGAGTACATAATGGGCCAGAAGATACTGAGGAGGGGATTCAACTTCATAGGCATACATTATGTCATCCCCGGCGGCTGCGCGATAATGCGAAGGTCAACGATACAAAAGGTCGGGGACTACTCCAGCGACACACTTGCTGAAGATACTGATTTCAGCTGGAGGATAGTAATAGAAACAAAAGGCAAGGTCAATTTCGACCCTTCGATAAAGGTCATTGCAGATGAGCCAAGCACCATAATCGACCTGTGGAACCAGAGGGTGAGGTGGGCGCGCGGCAACCTGGAGGTTACATGGAAACACAGGCACAAGGTCGGCAGGCTGAGGTACGGAAAGGCAACGACACACACATATCCGTTCTGGATAACCTCCCAGATAATGCCAATAGTATTCCTGATGAGCACAGGCGCAGTGGTAATAGTCACTATAACGGGGAGCAACCTGCTGAGCTTTACCCATGTCCTTGCCCTGATACTCGGGATCGTATTCTACGTGTCATCGTTTGCTGTAATAGGGATAGCAAAAGGCAGGTACTGGCTAGAGACCCTTTTGACTCCGGGAATACCGATAGTCGTGAGCCTAACTGCATCGATGTTCCTGCGCGAGGGCATAGTGGGCCTGCTGAACAACGTCACTGGCTCAAATGCAGGCACTACTATAGGGCTAATACTCGGTGTATGGTTCATAATAGCGTTGCCCGGAACTTACTTCTGCCTCTGGCTTGCGAGGAAAGGGCACATGAAGGCCGCAAACATCATACAGTTGGCTGTATTCGGGTTCTGGATGTTCAGCATAGCGTGCACCTTCGAGGCATACGTGAAGGAATTGTCCAAGTCTGACAGGGTATGGATAAGGACCGTAAGATGACATCAAGAATGCGATTTCGCGCAAATGCATATGTATTTATAGTTATGGTATCCATTTGTATAGCGGTATTTAAGCGTTCTAAACCGAAGGCTCACACAGCCTTATATAATCATTCATTATAATGATATTATTGTCGGGTCAGCTGCAAATGGCTGCTGATGCAGGATTAGGTGATAATAATCCGTCGGCAATGTGGATGTATAGCAAAAAAAGCAATTTAAACGGGGGTGTCTATGATGACTACAAAGCAAAAGTCGCAGTCAACGAACGGATTGAAGCTACGGGGTAGCGACAGGAATATACTATTTGTGGGTGCGCATCCAGACGACATAGAGCTGGGCGCGTTAGGCACCATAATCAAGTACAACAAGCAGGACAAGGTGGTGAAGTGCATAATCGCCACCAACGGCGAGAGGGGCG is part of the Candidatus Micrarchaeota archaeon genome and encodes:
- a CDS encoding glycosyltransferase family 2 protein, whose amino-acid sequence is MDIGSIALGIMLVMGYVLLFIGIFLMILAVFDIPIERNYRKNKHITPTFSLIAPSHNEEKVIERTIKIFLETIDYPMDKKEFLVINDGSTDKTAEIVMKYAGKIITAETGEVKIIPGKYKNVVLVNRAVGGKGKAFVNNDGIKYSTGEIVFIIDADIQVDRNAFRIAASHFSDKSVVAVSGYVYAKETNGLWNKFIISEYIMGQKILRRGFNFIGIHYVIPGGCAIMRRSTIQKVGDYSSDTLAEDTDFSWRIVIETKGKVNFDPSIKVIADEPSTIIDLWNQRVRWARGNLEVTWKHRHKVGRLRYGKATTHTYPFWITSQIMPIVFLMSTGAVVIVTITGSNLLSFTHVLALILGIVFYVSSFAVIGIAKGRYWLETLLTPGIPIVVSLTASMFLREGIVGLLNNVTGSNAGTTIGLILGVWFIIALPGTYFCLWLARKGHMKAANIIQLAVFGFWMFSIACTFEAYVKELSKSDRVWIRTVR